The genomic region TCTTATTTTTTTCAACATCTATTCTGTCACAATCACATGTTTACTATCTAGTTAAGTGACTGGCTCTTCACCAACTATGAAATGATCAAcaagtgcagaatgagccaattaGCAAGGGTATAAGAGTTATAGCTGATGTAACAAAATAAGAAGGCCAATCTCAACTTTGAAGCTccattaaaaagcaattaatctaatTTTTCTGTAATCCCTGCAATTAACTGTCCAAGATGAAAGTAACTTAGAGCAAACAGAGTTCACTGACAGTtgtgttttaaaaagaatgctTGAATACTCTCCATTACCTTGCAAACTCAGCAGGAgaaggttagaagaagaagaagaagaagaagaagaagaagaagaagaagaagaagagtagtagtagtagtagtagtagtagtagtagtagtagtagtagtttggatttatatcccccctttctctcctgcaggagactcaaaggggcttacaatctccttgcccttcccccctcacaacaaacacccagtgaggtaggtggggctgagagagctctgagaagctgtgactagcccaaggtcacccagctggcgtgtgtgggagtgtacaggctaatctgatttccccacataagcctccacagcgatGTAATAGGTACTGCTTCAGTAGTACAATGGCTActatatggactacagttactaCGTTGTTATTTGAGATTAGTAGAGCAGTATTTATGGACTGAATTATCCTGCAGAAATGTTCGGTTAACTTGCTCTCCCCTCTCCGCCTTCCTAGACCAGTGTGTCATTTGCCACCCCTACCCAGCTCTTTGGGCAGACAGCAAGACAGGCTTAACAAGGGCATAGCCTCTGATGCTGTAACTCAATGATCTCCAGTTAATCAGGTAGCCAGGAAGAGGGTAGTTGTGAAAGGCAAGGACCACCTCGTCGGGGCACAGAATACGGTCCCACATATACAAGTCTGTGATCTCCCCTACAAAGGATTGGTTGATATCAAAGCCCCCTCCAAAGGTATCCTGTTCTTGCCCGATAACAATGGATCCTTCAGCACTGACGGAGTGACCTTTCTGCAAGCTCTTCCGGACCAAGGGCTTCTCGTTCACCCAGAGCTCAACTAAACCTGTGGCAGACTCCCAACTTACGCAAACGTGCTCCCCAACAGAGTTACTGGTTAATATTTCCGGAACCGTGAAGTCTACTTTGGTAAGCCCCTCTATATAAAGCTCGTAGCCAATATTGTTTCTGTTGAGAAGAATCTCGTTGTCAGTCCTCTTGCTTGCGTAAGAGAAAAGGGGTTGGATGTGCTTTATTTCTGTGAGGTATCTTAGGCACAGGGTGAAGCTCGTCAGGGGCTGCTGGATCGTGGTCTTCAAGCGTGCATGGGCTGTGTCTGATGCCTCCGGGAAAACcaatgccttcccttccagatctgaggagggaaagagaatcaGGGTTGGGCAAAACTGTCATTCTGCAAGAGAGGTTATGTCCCAGAGGGTCTTTTGTGCAAAACATTTGCTTGCTGATTGAGAATATATATTAATTCAGAGGGCAAATGAATAAAtgattccc from Sphaerodactylus townsendi isolate TG3544 linkage group LG01, MPM_Stown_v2.3, whole genome shotgun sequence harbors:
- the LOC125442098 gene encoding serum amyloid P-component-like, coding for MQKMLLSLLLLISLVGSLALEDLEGKALVFPEASDTAHARLKTTIQQPLTSFTLCLRYLTEIKHIQPLFSYASKRTDNEILLNRNNIGYELYIEGLTKVDFTVPEILTSNSVGEHVCVSWESATGLVELWVNEKPLVRKSLQKGHSVSAEGSIVIGQEQDTFGGGFDINQSFVGEITDLYMWDRILCPDEVVLAFHNYPLPGYLINWRSLSYSIRGYALVKPVLLSAQRAG